Proteins encoded together in one Mobula birostris isolate sMobBir1 chromosome 9, sMobBir1.hap1, whole genome shotgun sequence window:
- the LOC140202607 gene encoding uncharacterized protein isoform X2 produces MICWHSQSLPLLLLLMLTIHQGLSNQLACNYSIIVDSIIDLKAALAKEMKSLDLIHTPSKEECLEKCCTGLPIRNQTNVETLNITTKNSQSGEKSSNNGIPSDSKTSAPGLSLSQRTINILPLTTIHSRIKQPVTASTFKASMILLSTSSTKTTSSIPPVAITQLPVKTTSSVTTKESTATSTLQNGLLLTSAKTVPTTVFPILQPTQTRTAALPTIPSVTSMLAGTVLTTTTQAITTITTKPLATTTLQTTSTIQPTMTTAPPSTLQTTSSQSTTTTIQTTTNQPTTTTLPITTNQPTTTILPTTILTTTTNQPTTTTLPITTNQPTTSTLPTTTNQPTTTILPTTTLTTTTNQPTTTTLPITTDQPTTTALPTTTNQPTTTTLTTTTNQPTTTTLPTTLQTTPIQTTMTTTFPTTTAQPAMHTTLLIHQITTTTTAQLKTALPETRPMTTITTVSARKLNPSVTQQPTQSRNSAAKTPFFQIKTAVSNNGDTNKKDDEEKDPRQNLGGQNESAGKFGDSQMEIKGGLITALLFGLLFLTIVIIVLSKQVIESYRRRHYTKMDFVMNGIYVDA; encoded by the exons ATGATTTGTTGGCATAGTCAATCACTTCCACTGCTGCTGTTGCTGATGCTCACGATCCATCAGGGTCTATCAAATCAGCTTGCATGCAACTATTCAATCATCGTGGATTCTATAATCGATTTAAAAGCTGCTCTAGCAAAAGAGATGAAGAGCTTGGACCTAATTCATACGCCTTCAAAGGAGGAGTGCCTTGAGAAGTGCTGTACGGGCCTACCTATAAGAA ATCAAACAAATGTGGAAACATTAAATATAACAACAAAGAATTCCCAGAGTGGAGAAAAATCTTCGAATAATGGAATTCCAAGTGATAGCAAAACTTCAGCTCCTGGTCTTTCTTTGAGTCAAAGAACAATCAAcattctcccactgaccaccattCATTCAAGAATCAAGCAACCAGTGACAGCCTCCACTTTCAAAGCATCCATGATTCTGTTATCAACTTCTTCCACTAAAACTACATCTTCCATTCCTCCAGTGGCCATTACACAGTTACCTGTGAAGACAACCTCTTCAGTGACAACTAAGGAGTCAACAGCAACCAGCACCCTCCAAAATGGTCTCTTATTGACATCTGCCAAGACAGTGCCAACCACTGTCTTCCCAATACTTCAACCAACACAGACAAGAACGgctgccctccccaccattccatcagtaACTTCTATGTTAGCAGGAACTGTCTTGACAACCACGACCCAGGCAATAACTACCATCACTACTAAACCACTTGCAACCACTACTCTTCAAACCACCTCCACCATTCAACCTACAATGACCACCGCTCCTCCATCCACCCTCCAAACCACCTCATCTCAATCTACGACCACTACCATCCAGACCACCACCAATCAGCCTACAACCACTACCTTGCCAATCACCACCAACCAACCGACAACCACTATCCTCCCAACCACTATCCTCACAACCACCACCAATCAGCCTACAACCACCACTCTGCCGATCACCACTAACCAACCAACAACCTCCACCCTCCCAACCACCACCAACCAACCGACAACCACTATCCTCCCAACCACTACCCTCACAACCACCACCAATCAGCCTACAACCACTACCCTGCCAATCACCACTGACCAACCGACAACCACCGCCCTCCCAACCACTACCAATCAACCTACAACCACTACCCTCACAACTACCACCAATCAACCTACAACCACTACCCTCCCAACCACCCTACAAACCACTCCAATTCAAACTACAATGACCACTACTTTCCCAACCACAACAGCTCAACCAGCCATGCATACTACTCTTCTGATCCATCaaatcaccaccaccaccactgcacAATTGAAAACTGCTCTTCCAGAGACACGACCAATGACCACCATCACCACTGTCTCGGCAAGAAAGTTGAATCCATCTGTAACTCAGCAACCCACTCAATCCAGAAACTCAGCTGCTAAAACTCCATTCTTTCAAATTAAAACCGCAGTGTCAAACAATGGAGATACTAATAAAAAGGATGATGAAGAAAAAGACCCCAGGCAAAATTTGGGAGGTCAGAATGAATCAGCAGGAAAATTTGGAGATTCACAAATGGAAATTAAAGGTGGACTGATTACAGCTTTATTGTTTGGATTGTTATTTCTAACAATCGTGATTATAGTATTAAGTAAACAGGTAATAGAATCCTACAGAAGAAGGCACTATACTAAAATGGATTTCGTAATGAATGGGATATATGTAGATGCATGA
- the LOC140202607 gene encoding uncharacterized protein isoform X1, producing the protein MICWHSQSLPLLLLLMLTIHQGLSNQLACNYSIIVDSIIDLKAALAKEMKSLDLIHTPSKEECLEKCCTGLPIRRGYPCNFVTFHPTGNQTNCYLFYCSEKDACPMIPLTGINSYIIENDQTNVETLNITTKNSQSGEKSSNNGIPSDSKTSAPGLSLSQRTINILPLTTIHSRIKQPVTASTFKASMILLSTSSTKTTSSIPPVAITQLPVKTTSSVTTKESTATSTLQNGLLLTSAKTVPTTVFPILQPTQTRTAALPTIPSVTSMLAGTVLTTTTQAITTITTKPLATTTLQTTSTIQPTMTTAPPSTLQTTSSQSTTTTIQTTTNQPTTTTLPITTNQPTTTILPTTILTTTTNQPTTTTLPITTNQPTTSTLPTTTNQPTTTILPTTTLTTTTNQPTTTTLPITTDQPTTTALPTTTNQPTTTTLTTTTNQPTTTTLPTTLQTTPIQTTMTTTFPTTTAQPAMHTTLLIHQITTTTTAQLKTALPETRPMTTITTVSARKLNPSVTQQPTQSRNSAAKTPFFQIKTAVSNNGDTNKKDDEEKDPRQNLGGQNESAGKFGDSQMEIKGGLITALLFGLLFLTIVIIVLSKQVIESYRRRHYTKMDFVMNGIYVDA; encoded by the exons ATGATTTGTTGGCATAGTCAATCACTTCCACTGCTGCTGTTGCTGATGCTCACGATCCATCAGGGTCTATCAAATCAGCTTGCATGCAACTATTCAATCATCGTGGATTCTATAATCGATTTAAAAGCTGCTCTAGCAAAAGAGATGAAGAGCTTGGACCTAATTCATACGCCTTCAAAGGAGGAGTGCCTTGAGAAGTGCTGTACGGGCCTACCTATAAGAA gAGGGTACCCTTGCAATTTTGTGACATTTCATCCCACAGGCAATCAAACAAACTGCTATCTTTTTTATTGTTCTGAAAAAGATGCTTGTCCAATGATTCCTTTAACTGGAATCAACAGCTACATTATTGAAAATG ATCAAACAAATGTGGAAACATTAAATATAACAACAAAGAATTCCCAGAGTGGAGAAAAATCTTCGAATAATGGAATTCCAAGTGATAGCAAAACTTCAGCTCCTGGTCTTTCTTTGAGTCAAAGAACAATCAAcattctcccactgaccaccattCATTCAAGAATCAAGCAACCAGTGACAGCCTCCACTTTCAAAGCATCCATGATTCTGTTATCAACTTCTTCCACTAAAACTACATCTTCCATTCCTCCAGTGGCCATTACACAGTTACCTGTGAAGACAACCTCTTCAGTGACAACTAAGGAGTCAACAGCAACCAGCACCCTCCAAAATGGTCTCTTATTGACATCTGCCAAGACAGTGCCAACCACTGTCTTCCCAATACTTCAACCAACACAGACAAGAACGgctgccctccccaccattccatcagtaACTTCTATGTTAGCAGGAACTGTCTTGACAACCACGACCCAGGCAATAACTACCATCACTACTAAACCACTTGCAACCACTACTCTTCAAACCACCTCCACCATTCAACCTACAATGACCACCGCTCCTCCATCCACCCTCCAAACCACCTCATCTCAATCTACGACCACTACCATCCAGACCACCACCAATCAGCCTACAACCACTACCTTGCCAATCACCACCAACCAACCGACAACCACTATCCTCCCAACCACTATCCTCACAACCACCACCAATCAGCCTACAACCACCACTCTGCCGATCACCACTAACCAACCAACAACCTCCACCCTCCCAACCACCACCAACCAACCGACAACCACTATCCTCCCAACCACTACCCTCACAACCACCACCAATCAGCCTACAACCACTACCCTGCCAATCACCACTGACCAACCGACAACCACCGCCCTCCCAACCACTACCAATCAACCTACAACCACTACCCTCACAACTACCACCAATCAACCTACAACCACTACCCTCCCAACCACCCTACAAACCACTCCAATTCAAACTACAATGACCACTACTTTCCCAACCACAACAGCTCAACCAGCCATGCATACTACTCTTCTGATCCATCaaatcaccaccaccaccactgcacAATTGAAAACTGCTCTTCCAGAGACACGACCAATGACCACCATCACCACTGTCTCGGCAAGAAAGTTGAATCCATCTGTAACTCAGCAACCCACTCAATCCAGAAACTCAGCTGCTAAAACTCCATTCTTTCAAATTAAAACCGCAGTGTCAAACAATGGAGATACTAATAAAAAGGATGATGAAGAAAAAGACCCCAGGCAAAATTTGGGAGGTCAGAATGAATCAGCAGGAAAATTTGGAGATTCACAAATGGAAATTAAAGGTGGACTGATTACAGCTTTATTGTTTGGATTGTTATTTCTAACAATCGTGATTATAGTATTAAGTAAACAGGTAATAGAATCCTACAGAAGAAGGCACTATACTAAAATGGATTTCGTAATGAATGGGATATATGTAGATGCATGA